From Amycolatopsis sp. WQ 127309:
GCCGCCGACCCGTCGTCAGCCGATCGGGAGTCCCGGGCAGTGGGACTCACCCTTGGCCGCTCTCGCTCATGGACCGAATGTAGGACACATCATGGAGACCAACCAGCACCCCAGTCCCCGGGTCGCGTTCGTCGGCGGCGGCGCCGGCGGGATCGGCGCCGCCGCCGCGGCCGCGTTGCTCGCCACCGGGCACCGGGTCGTGCTCGCCGGGCGGACCGAGAAGACCCTGGCCGAGACGGCGTCGGCGCTCGGCGACGGCGTCGATTACCGCGTCTGCGACCTGGCCGTGCCCGCCGCGGCCGCCGACGCCGTGGCGCGCGTGCGCGAGCAGTACGGCTCGCTCGACGTCGTCGTGGCCAACACCGGCGGCCCGGCTCCCGGCGGCGTCTTCGACGTCCCGGCCGAGCAGTGGCACCACGACCTGGACCTGCTGCTCCTCGGCCCGCTCGCGCTGATGCGGGCCGCGCTGCCCGCGATGGCCGAACGCGGGTTCGGCCGGGTCGTCGTCACGACGTCG
This genomic window contains:
- a CDS encoding SDR family oxidoreductase codes for the protein METNQHPSPRVAFVGGGAGGIGAAAAAALLATGHRVVLAGRTEKTLAETASALGDGVDYRVCDLAVPAAAADAVARVREQYGSLDVVVANTGGPAPGGVFDVPAEQWHHDLDLLLLGPLALMRAALPAMAERGFGRVVVTTSTAVRQPQPALAASTVLRSATTSAVKLAAREFADRGVTVNCVAVGATLTPRRLEVVRGRADAAGIDVATAMAQDLADIPAGRAAAPGEVAAAVAFLASAEAGYVNGTVLTVDGGRTECPA